The window TTTGCTACTGCGGCCTTGTCTTCGGCGCGAAGGGCTGGCGACCACAGCGATGCCGTCGCCACTGCGCCCGCCGCAGCTCCTGTAGCCAAAAATTGACGGCGACCCTGCATTTCAAACATCGGAGAGGCCTCTCGAAAACGGACGGCAAGCCTTCAGCATACCAAAACAAGTTGCCAACATCCCCACAAAACCGAGCGTTCGAGGGCTGTTTCACCGGTACTCACGGTCGATGCGCTCAGGAACCATCTACCCCTTAACGCTGGCGGAACACAAGCTTCACAACAGTTGTTTGCTGATTTCGCGTTGGTCCGAAGTCTCGAAAATGTCAATACTTGCGCACGGATTGATGGTCTTTGTCGCAGTTTTTTACAACACTTTCATAGCAACATACATGGCATTGGTTGCGCGCGTTCCACGTCGCCGAAGCTCCGACCAGTCAATCACTTGCCGTCAGCTGAATTGTCGTAAACCGCTGAGTGCACTGGCTACCGCACAACAGTCGCCAGAACTGCCGCACAACAATTAAAGCAAGCAGTCACTCGCGATCATCGCACCACTCAACAGCGGAACGATCTCTGGGTCAAGAAAACGCGATCAGCTATGCCAACTTGCATTGCGAGCTTCCACCAAATTGCCAACGATCACGGCGGCATGCCGTCGGGAATTATACAAATATACACTATTTAATCAACTGCTTGTCACGGTGCTGATGGGAACCACAGGAAGCCCATAGTTTGGCATCTCTGACCAGGCAGCGGGCCTAAGTTTTCGGTCGATTTGTTCTAGGGGCCAGAAGAATTTCGCCGAGTGTGCATTGGCGAATCGATAAAAATCGCTTGTCATATTGCGCATGTAGTGCCCATGGACAAACACCACGCCCAATTCGCGAGGGATGCCGCTGGGCACAACTAACGCCAAGTAGCTCCCGACGTACAACACTGGTAGGAGCAGCAGTAAGGTGGCAAATGCGGGAGCGGCGTGGCGTTTCATACAAGCTTGTGCAGTGATACCAGCAAAAGGTGATTCACGACTTGTGATTCACCAAGGGCTCAGCGGCAGCGTCAGTTTAGCGCCGATCGCCGAGTCGCTTCAACGGGAATTGCGATCGTAACATGACGTCAGCCCCGCTCCGGCCTTTACTTCGGCCTGATCTCTACCCGCTAGACCAAGTGGACTCCTGTTTTCTACGATAGGGGATTGGCCTGTGGGTTGCTCCTTTACCGCTGCGTGGTCGATGGCGGCAGTGGTTTTTCCCCAAGGGCCAAATTTAAGGACGTTATTTCGGCCGTAATTGGCTGCTGGGGCTGTGGTTACGTAATTGGTACGGATGGGAGTGGGCGAATGGGAGGACGAGAAACCGAAGCCGGGCGAGTGGCCCTGGACAAGGTCCTCGGGTACCTCAACTTTTCGTCGGGAGCGTCGGATCCCCAGTTTTTGGCTGGCTTGAGCCAGCTATTTGAGGAGGCCGATCACCGCTCACTGGGGGAAGAGACTTGGATCCGTCTGTATGAATGGTTGACGGTCGAGTTGCAGTCGCGAGTGGGCACCAATCCGGCCTTTCAGGACGTGCAGCAAGCCCAGGCTGTGCTGGAACTTACGTTCGAAAAGCTGCTGCTCGCCTATCGCGACTTCCACCGCGATTTGTTGTTCCACCAAACGGCAGAGTCGCTGTTTCAGCCCTATTTTCTGGGCCGGGCCCTGGAAGCGGTTTTGCGGCAAGGGGCACCGTGGGAAGAATCGGACCGGATTGTTTCGACGGCGATCAAACAGCTGAGCGACTACATCGGTCATCGGCCAGTCGCGGCGCTTGAGTCGCAGCGTATCGAACCGTATCCGCACGAATTCTGCCGACCGGTGCCGCTGTACATTCGCGGCGCGGGCGTGGCCTATGGCCCGCAGCGCGAAGTCGTCGCACTCGCACTGAAGTTGCTCGAAACGACCGACGAAAACCTGCTGCGGCAGGCCTGCTTTTTTCCGCATCGGTTGGAAGAACTTGCCATCGATCCACGAGCTTATGACTTCGATCACCCGGCCAACAAGCGGCCGAACTACCACTTCGGCCAGTGGGATCCGCACCAGATCGATCAGCACGGTTTTTACCGTCGGTTTGTCGTGCAGCAGATCACGCTCGACGCGCTGATGCGGCGGCTGACCGAAGACACGACGATCCCGCAAGAAGAATTGAAATTCGAAGCCGCCGCCGTGCTCGCGGGCACCGTGCTGATGGCCTCGGGCATCAGCGGCGAAGGACCGGGTGCGCACGATTCGACGATCACGCTGGCCAAGCTCCTGCCGCGGATTGCCAAGTATCGTGATGCGTTCTACGAGCAGTTGCTGCAGCGAACGAGCGGCGAACATCTCGAGCGATTGAAAAACGAAGCCGCCCAAAAACGCCAGCCATTCGGTGGCGCTCGGCAACATCTCAATGCCCAATTGGCTCGCGCGCGGGCTTCGCAACTCGAGCATGTTCACTTGGCGCGGATTTTTGCTCGGCTTGGTCATGTCGAGGCTGCCGCCAAGCAAGCCAACGTGGTGCCCTGTGCATCAGCCCGCATGCTCTGTCAGATCGACTGCTTGCTGACAACTTGTCAGCTGGCGTGTGCGGCTGGCAAGCTCGATGCCGCCGCCGACATCATGCCGCAGATCATCGATCTGCTGAAACGGGCGATTCAATGCGGCGCGGTGATCGATCCTTGGAACATCCTTGGCTTCGATGCTCACTTCAGTTTGTTCCCCGCCCTCGAAAACAGCGTGCGTGATCATCGGGCGGATGAGTTGGTCGCGCTCATGGAGCGGATCTGGACGTTGTATTCGCTCGTGTGGAGCGAAGCGGCTGCCAGCAATCGGTCGGAGATTGCCGACCGAATTTCGCGGCAATTCAAAAAGACCGCGACTTGGTGGCATCAATTCGCGACGCACGAAGTTTCGACCGTCGAAGCCATCGATTCACTCGCCATGTTCCGCGCCGCTGAACGAGTCGCCAAGGCCTTGCAAGTGTGGCACGGAGGTGGCGCATCGAGCGGCGACGTCGGTTTTTGGGCGCCGCACGCCGAGATGTTTGATTCGCCGAAGGCCTATGCGATGGTCATCGACTCGTTGCTCGAGCGCGGCGATTCGATTGCCTCGATGGCCCTAATGATGAGTTGGCTCAGCCGGGCCGATTCGGTTGGCCTTGAGCACGGCGATTCGTCGTTCCACGATTTAGCTCAAAGGTGGGTAACGGCCACAACGGCTGCCAGCGCAGAATCGCCCGAAGCAGCGCTGAAGGCTTGGGACTCGGCTCGCAAGTTTCTCGATTATCTCGAAGCGAACGCCGAAGGTTTGTGGAACGTGCCGACCTTCGAACTGGGCAACGGCAAACGGCCCGCATCGGCCACCGCCGAGCAGGACGACGACGAGGACGAAGACCGTTTCGACTCGGCCTACGAGGACATGGTCTATCGCGACAGCACCGACGACGGCGTTGATGGAGCCATTTTTGAATCGGGCGACGATACGCACGACGAGATGCAGCATCAGTCGAAGCTCGTCGCCGATCGCCTGGCCTTTCTCGCGACCGTGGCTCGGTTGTGGAAGCAGACGATCGTTAGTCCGGCCTTTGCCGTGATCATCAAGCAGCAAGCCACGCCCGAACAAAGTGCGCCGCAGCAGCGGCGCACGGCGGCGATGCAGAAGTGGATCGAGCAAGCGCAGACCAATCTGAACGGCCTTGATCGCTTGCTCGCGCAAGTTCGCGATTTTCGCATTCCCACGCCCTCGGGCGATCACGATTCGATGGTCGAGTACGACCGTCGGCGGATGATTAAAGAATCGCTGCTCGAACGCGTGGTCGCCACCAGCGTGGAGATGGCCGATGCGGCGCGACTGCTCCTCGCAGCCCGTGCAGCCTTGCAGCCCGGACAGCCGATTGAAAAAGACGAAGAAGAAAACCAGCGGACCGTAGCCGTCTTCACCGCTCTACTCAAGCGCGATGAAGTCGCGGTCAAGGAAGCCTGCGAACTGCTGTTCAAAACGCTGCTCCGCCAGCCATTGCTCTACGTGCCGCTCGGCAAGGGTGGCAATCCACTCGAGATCGTCATCGTTCGCACCCGTCAGCATTCCATTCAAGATCTGCTGGCCTGGTTGCCGCGCTGCGGCTTGTGGATCGAGACGTGCCAGCTCCTCGACGTCGCCCGGCAGATGGAACGCGATCATCCCGTTGGTCCCGGCGCGGTGACAGAGTTCGATGAGCTCTTCAAAATCGGTTACAAGGGAATCGTCGAAAGCCTCGTCGTTTCGGCCCAATCGTGGCCGCGCATTCCAGGCACGACCGACGATCAAGCCGCGGAACCGCTCGTCGCTTGTCTCGAACAATTGACCGAGAGCATGCTCACCAGCTGGCTCGCGCACAGTCGCACGCTGCGGCTGAGCGTGCTCGAGCGCGTGCACGACAAGACGACCTGGAAGAAGGTCATCGCCTTCGTCGAGAAATACGGCGCCGATCTGTTTACGCAGCGATTTTTGAATCTCAGCAACATCCGCGCAATCATTCATCAGGGACCGGCTCGCTGGCTGAAGAGCCTGCAGGAAGAACCCGCCGACGATGCGCCGCAAAAACTGCTCGATGATCTAACCACCGAGAAGGCTCTCGAAGATAATGCCGAGATGCTGAACATCGTGCTGGAAGCGATTCTCGAAAACTACGGCGAGTATCGCGACTACAACAGCACGACCACGCAATCAGACCGCGGCGAGCTGCTGTATATGTTGCTCGATTTTCTGCGGCTGCGCACGCGCTATGATCGCGTCTGTTGGAATCTCAAGCCCGTTGTGCTCGCGCACGAAATCCTCGTTCGCCGTGGCGAAGACATTGCGGCCCGAGTTTGGCGGCGCGCTCTTTCGGAGCGGATCCAGGACGAAGCCGAGCAATATCTAACTCGACTGGCCGATCTGCAGAAGAAATATGCGATGCGAATGCCGACCGTCGCCGATCGTCTGGCCGAACGTTTTGTGCGGCCGCTGACGATCGATCGAATTCGTGCGCTCGTCGAATCGGCCATGGAAGAAGCCCGCCAAGGTGGCGACGCGCCGAAGTTTGCCATGCTGGAATTCGAAACCGCGACGCTCACGCGCGAGCCCACCGGCGTCGGCTTGGATGTGCCCGCCTGGTTGGTGGCGCTCGAAGAAGAAGTCGACGAGATTTTGCGTCCCACGCATGAACGGCAAGAAGAAGCCGATCTCGCTGCCATCCTGCCGCCGGTGCTTCTCACGATCGAGCAAGCCAAGCAGCAGCTCGATCAGTGGACAACGAAGGAAGAGTAGCGAGGTTTACTTCTTCTCTTCCGGGGCTGGCTTGGCCCCTTCTTCAGCCTGCTTCTTGGCATCTTCCTTCATCTTCAAAAACGGATTGGGCTTGAGCTCGATCTTTTTCACGGTCTGCAAGTAATCAAGCACGTTGGCCGATTGCTCGCCGCCAACTTGCGCGTGAAAGTGGAGCGAGAAACCATGCGGGCCCTTCACGTCGATCAGCTTTGGTTGAAACGTGATCAGCGTGCGGACGACATCCACTTGGCCGAGCATCGCCGAGCAGAAAATATCCGGCCGCGCGCCCTTTTCGAGCAACAGCTCGACAATGTCATGTCGTCCGCAGTGAGCCGCCGCTCCCAAGCCGCTTTCCCAATCGCCGGCGCCCCAGTTCATGATGGCGAGCACTAGAGCCGCTTCTTTCTCGACGAGTTTCTTCACCATCTCGAGATCGGTGTGGGCAAACATCACGAAGTCTTGAATCAGCGTGCGATTGAGCTGCGCGTTCTTCCACTTCGGCTGAAACTTGGGTGCTTCGTAATCGCGTTCGAACGGAGCTTCGCGAGGACCGAGTGGCACTTCGGGCGCGGCCGCTGCGGGTTTGTCCTCGGCACGTACGACGGTAGATGTCAGGAAAGCACCAGCCGTCAGAGCAGCGAACGAACGGCGTGAGTATCGATTGGTATTCATGGATGTTCTCGGGTGGATTGGCTGGATCATCATCATACGAACTTTGCTTGACTCGGCCCATCAAAGGTGACTGGTCAGTTGATGCCGACCAGATGGGGAGTAGCGGTTGTGCAGTCCAGCTACGCGAAGCGCCCAGCCAAATTGACGTGACTATGACATCATTTGCGGAAAATAAGTAGTAAAGTTGCGAATCAAATCCCCATTGGAAGTGATCCTAACCTGCCGTGACCGTTACAAACCCAATCGACACCGGAGCGTTCACTCCCCTGCCGCTGGCTGGGGTCGTCGCCGATCTGCTACCGCCGATCGAGCTCTACTTGCCCGCTGTTCCATCGCAGAAGCCCGTGCTCTATCGCGCACGCACGGCGGCCGTCAATGAGAGCGACTTGCAGTTGTTGCAAGCCCGCGGCATCGATGAGTTGTGGGTTTCGGGTGATGAGCAGAACACCGTTGCCGAGTTCCTCGCAAATAATCTGGCCACACTGCTCGCGAATGAAACGCAGCCACCCGCGGCCCGCGCCAAACTGCTCAACCAAGTCGTCAGCCAAACGCTGAAAGATTCGATGAGCTGCGACGATCCGGCCTCGTCGGTGATTGCTTCGCAAGATCTCGCCAAGCACCTGGTCGAACTGGGAACTCGCTCGGATTTGACGATTCGCGACGTCGCCAAAGTCGCCCGCCACGATTTGTGTACCTTCACGCACTCGGCCAATGTCGCCTGCTATTCCACCATGCTGGCCAAAGCGCTGGGTGTGAACGACGAACAAGAACTGCAAGCGATCGCCACCGCAGGCATGTTGCACGATCTCGGCAAATTAGAAATTCCCACGGCC is drawn from Anatilimnocola floriformis and contains these coding sequences:
- a CDS encoding HD-GYP domain-containing protein, producing the protein MTVTNPIDTGAFTPLPLAGVVADLLPPIELYLPAVPSQKPVLYRARTAAVNESDLQLLQARGIDELWVSGDEQNTVAEFLANNLATLLANETQPPAARAKLLNQVVSQTLKDSMSCDDPASSVIASQDLAKHLVELGTRSDLTIRDVAKVARHDLCTFTHSANVACYSTMLAKALGVNDEQELQAIATAGMLHDLGKLEIPTAILNKPGRLTNEEFTQIKLHPVRGFQMLRKEFTLPQLMLVYQHHEKMDGSGYPVACTGVEIHWWARICAVADVYEALTGKRPYRRPNTANEALLIMRRGSGTHFDRDIFQCWQSHFQTELAP
- a CDS encoding ankyrin repeat domain-containing protein → MNTNRYSRRSFAALTAGAFLTSTVVRAEDKPAAAAPEVPLGPREAPFERDYEAPKFQPKWKNAQLNRTLIQDFVMFAHTDLEMVKKLVEKEAALVLAIMNWGAGDWESGLGAAAHCGRHDIVELLLEKGARPDIFCSAMLGQVDVVRTLITFQPKLIDVKGPHGFSLHFHAQVGGEQSANVLDYLQTVKKIELKPNPFLKMKEDAKKQAEEGAKPAPEEKK